Proteins from a single region of Paenibacillus rhizovicinus:
- a CDS encoding MerR family transcriptional regulator: MELEKAWKISEFAKLIEGNHHNTINQWFNALEEKRIHYVNRVLGEKVYDQSDLEIARYISEGRAKKYNLQLIFDQLPDVFELRPFPLDWGTGEGGLVDLEAIKRQIEATFEEKLQKAQLEIRDEVVSAATRLLEEHRSLLPAPKSSEESRLERINDNMARMKVEWKLEEKAIEEWSKLPDNERMKRAGLFRKEEDLGKRSEFIRRYKQENMEDAMKTEYGVE, encoded by the coding sequence TTGGAGCTTGAGAAAGCGTGGAAAATCTCCGAATTTGCAAAGTTAATAGAAGGAAACCACCACAACACTATTAATCAATGGTTTAATGCCTTAGAAGAGAAGAGGATCCATTATGTTAATCGGGTGCTTGGAGAAAAGGTATATGATCAATCGGACCTGGAGATTGCTAGATATATAAGTGAAGGAAGAGCGAAGAAGTATAATCTACAGCTGATATTCGATCAACTTCCCGATGTTTTTGAATTACGGCCATTTCCATTAGATTGGGGCACAGGGGAGGGGGGCTTAGTCGACCTCGAGGCAATTAAACGCCAAATAGAAGCTACCTTCGAGGAGAAGCTTCAGAAGGCTCAGCTAGAAATACGAGATGAGGTTGTTTCTGCTGCCACGCGACTCCTAGAAGAACATCGAAGTTTGCTTCCAGCGCCAAAGTCGAGTGAGGAGAGCCGGCTCGAGAGAATTAATGATAATATGGCTCGGATGAAGGTTGAGTGGAAGTTAGAGGAAAAAGCAATCGAAGAGTGGTCCAAGCTTCCCGATAATGAACGAATGAAACGAGCAGGGCTCTTCCGCAAAGAGGAAGACTTGGGAAAACGTTCAGAATTTATCCGCCGATACAAGCAAGAAAACATGGAAGATGCTATGAAAACTGAATATGGCGTCGAATAG
- a CDS encoding ParM/StbA family protein, with product MKLHSNAAIDLGNSELDAYVNGVLIVQPNVFAITGKNPWADDDLDVQKNLSNIYENIVVSIISGAARTNMYAVGTYALKTFGENVTNLYVKGNNAKSDQEVPYVNTLAILAAQAVAQAHAEDPNVSEIDLTVDMAAALPVKQHTPKNIDTMKKKFMENTHTVSVHLGLTKKIDVKIKIDYVHLLQEGSPPVFALQMDINGDWRTGGYNPVQGENDLFTDFAKTYDLPSETDGSFLEGKNLLHVDLGDGTLDDPFTKGDSVDKDFCSGVNHGVGHAIADSIDDFLSLAPHAYNSISRQQYSEILRSQYSGKKNKFLNEALSAFRPHCENQVNQILKHISDQILKIGANEIDIIPVYGGGSILMRDYLEPKLKQLCDDSRIQLFYVPAKYAVTLNAEGLDFFVRSDIYKALKAQAITTPAPVVAEKTKKYVAAAKEQ from the coding sequence ATGAAACTTCACTCTAACGCAGCAATTGATCTTGGTAACTCTGAGCTGGATGCTTACGTTAATGGCGTTTTGATCGTTCAACCAAATGTATTTGCAATAACCGGGAAGAACCCTTGGGCCGATGATGATTTAGATGTGCAGAAGAATCTCTCGAACATTTACGAGAATATCGTTGTTTCGATCATCTCTGGAGCTGCAAGGACAAATATGTATGCGGTTGGTACATATGCTCTGAAGACATTCGGTGAAAATGTCACGAACTTATATGTTAAAGGTAATAATGCCAAATCCGATCAAGAAGTTCCTTATGTAAATACACTTGCCATACTTGCAGCACAAGCAGTTGCACAAGCTCATGCGGAAGATCCGAATGTCAGCGAGATTGATTTGACTGTCGATATGGCAGCCGCGCTCCCAGTAAAACAACATACACCTAAGAATATCGATACTATGAAGAAGAAATTCATGGAGAACACGCATACAGTCTCCGTTCACCTTGGTTTGACGAAGAAGATCGATGTTAAAATTAAGATTGATTATGTTCACCTGCTTCAGGAAGGATCGCCGCCGGTGTTCGCTTTGCAAATGGACATTAACGGCGATTGGAGAACAGGCGGATATAACCCTGTTCAAGGGGAGAATGACTTGTTCACTGATTTCGCGAAAACATATGATCTTCCCTCAGAGACTGACGGAAGTTTCCTTGAAGGCAAAAACCTTTTGCATGTTGACCTTGGCGATGGAACACTTGACGATCCATTCACCAAAGGAGATTCGGTTGACAAGGATTTTTGCAGCGGTGTAAATCACGGTGTTGGACATGCAATAGCAGATTCTATTGATGATTTTTTGAGTCTTGCTCCGCACGCCTACAACTCCATCTCGCGTCAACAATACAGTGAGATACTGAGAAGCCAATATTCCGGCAAGAAAAACAAGTTTTTGAATGAAGCCTTATCGGCGTTCCGACCACACTGTGAAAACCAAGTGAACCAAATTCTCAAACATATTTCCGATCAGATTCTTAAAATTGGGGCAAATGAGATCGACATCATTCCTGTTTACGGCGGAGGCAGCATCTTGATGCGTGATTACCTCGAACCTAAGTTGAAACAGCTTTGCGACGATTCCAGAATTCAACTCTTCTATGTCCCAGCTAAATATGCGGTTACATTGAATGCAGAAGGACTCGATTTCTTCGTAAGAAGTGATATTTATAAGGCTTTGAAAGCTCAAGCAATTACGACGCCTGCTCCTGTTGTTGCAGAAAAGACTAAAAAATACGTAGCTGCTGCTAAAGAACAGTGA
- a CDS encoding replication-relaxation family protein, translating into MKGSLEHVPASGESKKKKGRTSSEASFGAVVDRLSSRDWRFLIDLYICRCMPMSAIVHHYFWNNPAEDPGYAAIPKGEQEELDSKNLKTAKIRAQRNLRDLYAKGVLEKSNALPDELDKAPKLRERVRGETWYYLTTRGLRLVEIKIGVLEESKLSKLELDMERAKKEHFWELAKVYLEIKYNQLEQIGAKQFVDWDWHPSLSIFGNKDLNIEVRPDAVFRLDEQVFFIELDRSTEPVQRSPFVSAKDHQVSIENKLQRYKAAMHHKDAPIIQKNGIIAFIVPEAIYDARLNNIRAAAKTVFKGLDTQVFVGRTIGDVLSQRFAAAGRKDG; encoded by the coding sequence TTGAAGGGGAGTTTAGAGCATGTTCCGGCAAGTGGAGAATCTAAAAAGAAAAAAGGACGCACGTCCTCTGAAGCATCATTTGGCGCTGTTGTGGATCGGCTTAGTTCAAGAGATTGGCGCTTCTTGATTGATCTCTACATTTGCAGGTGTATGCCGATGTCTGCAATAGTTCATCACTATTTTTGGAATAACCCTGCGGAGGATCCAGGTTATGCTGCAATTCCAAAAGGTGAGCAGGAGGAATTGGACAGTAAGAATCTGAAAACTGCTAAAATCCGAGCGCAACGGAATCTCCGTGATCTTTATGCAAAAGGCGTGTTGGAGAAGTCCAATGCTCTACCTGATGAATTGGATAAAGCACCAAAACTTAGGGAGAGAGTAAGAGGGGAGACATGGTATTACTTGACCACCCGCGGCCTCCGACTGGTTGAAATAAAAATTGGGGTATTGGAGGAATCTAAACTTTCGAAGCTTGAACTTGATATGGAGAGGGCGAAGAAGGAGCATTTCTGGGAGCTGGCAAAGGTTTACCTTGAAATTAAGTACAACCAATTGGAGCAGATAGGAGCGAAGCAATTCGTTGATTGGGACTGGCATCCTTCACTATCAATCTTCGGGAACAAAGATTTGAATATCGAGGTGCGTCCAGATGCCGTTTTCAGGCTTGACGAACAAGTGTTCTTCATCGAACTTGATCGCTCAACGGAGCCAGTGCAGCGTTCTCCATTTGTCAGCGCCAAAGATCACCAGGTATCGATTGAAAATAAGCTACAGCGCTACAAGGCAGCAATGCATCATAAGGATGCACCCATTATCCAAAAGAATGGCATTATTGCGTTTATCGTCCCAGAGGCGATTTACGACGCTCGCTTGAATAACATTCGAGCCGCAGCGAAGACAGTATTTAAGGGCTTGGATACACAGGTATTCGTAGGACGCACTATTGGCGATGTATTATCGCAACGGTTTGCCGCAGCGGGGAGGAAGGATGGTTAG
- a CDS encoding conjugal transfer protein: MAFFKKKNTSGDDPSEVKTSSKVKKEPKPKKDKSIKPRAPKAMAAKKVVRTFFWIFASLLLLKGAIAFAQGNRTINQTIVEGNTTPIIADSVKGFAADFATEYFTWDSNFVSDRTTRLSNFIKGIDPDMGLKNFDVKGSSKVISAEIYGTNQIDQKHIDVTVVVWRDVQKLPDQLLEAQGKAVMPPVVKKKTYMIVPVTLAEEGPVIQSYPRFVSEQQRGETVEDVSTGKLVGDEDLINKSKELADSYLRSWYEGNAGQLRYFYSDTVKAPVVIQKSAFTYQKIDKVSVYELPAGIGEETKYRIEANVLVNSDIDEPFANSWNLEVVQQDGRLYVLSNGIITPTDAVATAEETKKDPAPVESESTSTDNKTIPKTEE; encoded by the coding sequence TTGGCGTTCTTTAAAAAAAAGAATACGAGTGGTGATGATCCTTCAGAGGTGAAGACGTCCTCCAAGGTGAAGAAGGAACCAAAGCCGAAAAAGGACAAGTCAATCAAGCCGCGGGCTCCAAAAGCAATGGCCGCTAAAAAAGTGGTTCGGACATTCTTCTGGATATTTGCGAGTCTTTTGCTCTTAAAAGGCGCAATAGCCTTTGCCCAAGGTAACCGGACGATTAACCAAACAATTGTAGAGGGAAATACGACTCCGATTATCGCTGATTCAGTAAAGGGCTTCGCAGCCGATTTTGCGACTGAATACTTCACCTGGGATTCGAACTTTGTGAGCGATCGTACAACTCGACTTTCAAATTTCATTAAGGGCATTGATCCTGATATGGGGTTAAAGAATTTCGACGTTAAAGGTTCCAGCAAAGTAATATCTGCCGAAATTTACGGTACGAATCAAATTGATCAAAAGCATATCGACGTGACGGTCGTCGTTTGGCGGGATGTTCAAAAACTTCCGGATCAATTACTCGAGGCTCAGGGAAAAGCTGTCATGCCACCTGTTGTGAAAAAGAAGACCTACATGATCGTCCCCGTAACCTTGGCGGAAGAGGGGCCTGTCATCCAATCTTATCCGCGATTCGTCTCTGAGCAGCAAAGAGGGGAGACCGTTGAAGATGTTTCGACCGGAAAGCTTGTTGGTGACGAGGATCTGATCAACAAAAGCAAGGAGCTCGCTGATAGCTATCTCCGCTCTTGGTATGAGGGGAATGCAGGACAACTCCGATACTTTTACTCGGATACCGTAAAGGCGCCCGTTGTAATTCAAAAGTCGGCTTTCACTTATCAGAAAATCGATAAGGTATCGGTTTATGAGCTACCGGCTGGAATAGGAGAAGAGACAAAGTATCGTATTGAAGCTAACGTCCTCGTAAATAGCGATATTGACGAACCGTTTGCAAATTCCTGGAATCTTGAGGTCGTACAGCAGGATGGTCGTCTATATGTTCTTTCAAATGGTATTATCACTCCAACAGATGCAGTAGCCACCGCTGAGGAAACTAAGAAGGATCCCGCTCCAGTGGAATCTGAAAGTACATCAACTGACAACAAGACCATCCCCAAAACAGAAGAATAG
- a CDS encoding TcpE family conjugal transfer membrane protein, translated as MSDKNETPRVTVSNYTRIWNLDFVIYALEGKKLPIPANLKVVGIFFVCQFVFWILGKTIFFFLPFSYNHILFPIGATWLIAKQKLDGKAPHKWLLGMIFYWMRPKRLHRYRKFEHMKHYTYSSKVVYRKERERA; from the coding sequence ATGAGCGATAAGAATGAAACACCGCGGGTCACGGTTTCAAATTATACGAGGATTTGGAATCTTGATTTTGTGATATACGCGTTAGAGGGGAAGAAGCTGCCGATCCCGGCAAACCTGAAAGTCGTCGGCATCTTCTTCGTTTGTCAATTTGTTTTCTGGATTTTAGGAAAGACCATTTTCTTCTTCCTGCCATTCTCATACAACCATATTCTGTTTCCAATCGGGGCAACATGGCTGATCGCAAAACAGAAGCTTGATGGAAAAGCGCCTCATAAATGGCTCCTTGGGATGATCTTCTATTGGATGCGCCCCAAGCGGCTTCACCGATATCGGAAATTTGAGCACATGAAGCATTATACGTACAGCAGTAAAGTGGTTTATCGCAAGGAGAGGGAGCGTGCTTAG
- a CDS encoding ATP-binding protein — protein MALTAKKKVNKVKIEFPIAYYEGNLTFNHDKSVWAIYEIDAFVYDHLSDQQKIDKLISHTSFLTLLTDRFHILWLPRTHDITEHHNLLKERLQGLLKNWGKKFINTMDNYLNERYNAVSGTNNADYRAFIAVYLPKNEAKELVDQIGTIAGEIKKLVLHPKRSIENFAGINEPEIFEHEWQAYSIKEKQIFDRLSRKLKVERVNHEKIEWLIKRNFWWGIAEPTLRSSDVDGWSPKKTKGLRGGLKTFLYDSRQVLTLTEGDIDTSSARRVTLTQPHDGEDKTIHHAYLALSDLPDNMDHPGSEWLYSAATLPFPVQMSIKVEVLESRDAIKKLSRKKMDIDNQVKNINEANAQVPLDLQEKQEKALYLEDEYKKRKNPTFVTHVSFGLYHTDLNMLKSNVRIFQDHFRDMGNIQIELPAGDQWLLFNDFIPGSPRYVSDYIQRIPPETLAAGMIGATQDLGDGKGLYIGTTGSLQNPVYVDLRHASQINRSPSFSITGTLGGGKSVLMNLLGYHNSISGGKTLMFDPKGERSHWPDMLPELKGQIQVATLSSAPADIGKLDPFVMLKNIEDAKEAAMDILAYLSSVKTDTIGYSYISQSVIRVASEPKPYLTKCIHVLREMGETRQEAAVIAEVLNSFADLSFAKLLFGNGEQKSINMDYAMNILQVQNLKMPPVEKSPANYSLIEKMSIATMYSIGSFMDSFIYFDRGIFTLANMDEAWAILATQIGKEMANRVIRTGRSLNGGLGIATQNATDMAGDLAGNIGMKFAFRDQDTEKIKNTLAYFGLERTQDNIDLIKNLENGQCLMQDIYGRVGVLSVDVVFQHLFDCFDTRPPETTETEHDEVQEENEFSVLERFAQYQAEAASGEEDTYGLEDEDEDSED, from the coding sequence TTGGCACTGACTGCGAAGAAAAAAGTTAATAAAGTGAAAATTGAATTTCCCATTGCTTACTACGAAGGTAATCTAACTTTTAATCATGACAAATCCGTATGGGCCATCTACGAGATTGATGCTTTTGTTTATGATCACCTGAGCGATCAGCAAAAGATCGATAAGCTGATTTCTCATACTTCATTTCTTACACTGCTTACCGATCGGTTTCATATTCTATGGCTGCCGCGTACTCATGACATAACCGAACATCACAACCTACTTAAAGAACGCTTGCAGGGCCTCTTGAAGAATTGGGGCAAGAAATTTATCAATACAATGGATAATTATCTAAACGAGCGATACAACGCCGTATCCGGTACTAACAATGCAGATTACCGTGCATTTATAGCAGTCTACCTTCCGAAAAACGAAGCCAAGGAGCTAGTAGATCAAATTGGGACAATAGCGGGTGAAATTAAAAAACTCGTTCTTCATCCAAAGCGGAGTATTGAAAACTTTGCCGGCATTAACGAACCAGAGATTTTCGAACATGAATGGCAAGCCTACAGCATCAAAGAGAAGCAAATCTTCGACCGTCTCTCGAGAAAATTGAAGGTAGAGCGGGTTAACCATGAAAAGATCGAGTGGCTAATCAAACGTAATTTCTGGTGGGGGATCGCGGAGCCTACTCTTCGTTCTTCAGATGTCGACGGATGGAGCCCCAAGAAAACGAAAGGGCTGCGTGGTGGACTCAAAACCTTCCTATACGATTCCCGCCAGGTGCTTACACTTACAGAAGGTGATATTGATACCAGCAGCGCGCGCCGGGTGACACTTACACAGCCGCATGATGGAGAAGACAAGACAATTCACCATGCGTATCTAGCCCTCTCCGATCTTCCAGATAATATGGACCATCCTGGAAGTGAATGGCTGTATAGTGCTGCGACTCTGCCATTCCCTGTTCAAATGAGCATCAAAGTCGAGGTGTTGGAGTCTAGGGACGCTATTAAGAAGTTGAGTCGTAAGAAAATGGATATCGATAACCAAGTCAAGAACATCAACGAGGCTAACGCACAGGTCCCACTCGACCTTCAAGAGAAGCAAGAGAAGGCATTATACCTTGAGGATGAGTACAAGAAGCGCAAGAATCCAACATTCGTTACGCATGTCTCGTTTGGTCTGTACCATACCGATCTCAATATGTTGAAAAGCAATGTAAGGATTTTTCAAGATCATTTCCGTGACATGGGGAATATTCAAATCGAATTACCCGCGGGTGACCAGTGGCTCTTATTTAATGACTTTATCCCGGGCTCTCCCCGGTATGTTTCGGATTATATCCAGAGGATCCCGCCAGAAACGCTTGCCGCCGGCATGATCGGTGCGACTCAAGACCTTGGTGATGGTAAAGGCCTGTATATTGGCACAACAGGCTCACTCCAAAACCCGGTATATGTGGACCTTCGACATGCTAGCCAAATTAATCGCTCACCTTCCTTTAGCATTACGGGTACACTCGGGGGCGGCAAGTCAGTACTTATGAATCTGCTCGGCTATCACAACTCGATAAGTGGCGGCAAAACACTGATGTTCGATCCGAAGGGTGAACGTTCCCATTGGCCGGACATGCTGCCTGAGCTTAAAGGACAAATTCAAGTTGCAACCCTTTCCTCGGCGCCGGCTGATATCGGTAAATTGGATCCATTCGTCATGCTTAAGAATATCGAGGATGCCAAGGAAGCTGCTATGGATATCCTTGCATATCTCAGCTCCGTTAAAACGGATACGATTGGATACAGTTACATCTCCCAATCAGTCATACGTGTTGCATCCGAGCCTAAACCATATCTCACGAAATGCATTCACGTACTCCGAGAGATGGGGGAGACCCGACAAGAGGCAGCGGTTATCGCAGAGGTACTAAATAGCTTTGCGGACCTATCATTCGCGAAACTCCTCTTCGGTAATGGCGAACAAAAGTCGATCAACATGGATTATGCCATGAACATTCTTCAGGTTCAGAACTTGAAAATGCCGCCTGTTGAGAAATCCCCAGCAAACTATTCCTTAATCGAAAAAATGTCAATTGCGACGATGTATTCCATTGGTAGCTTCATGGATTCCTTTATCTATTTCGACCGAGGAATCTTTACACTCGCTAATATGGACGAAGCGTGGGCGATCTTAGCTACTCAAATCGGTAAGGAAATGGCAAACCGCGTCATTAGGACGGGGCGCTCGCTGAACGGTGGTCTCGGTATTGCAACGCAGAATGCCACGGATATGGCCGGCGACTTGGCCGGGAATATCGGTATGAAATTTGCATTTCGCGATCAAGACACAGAGAAGATCAAGAACACCTTAGCCTATTTCGGTTTGGAGCGTACACAGGACAACATCGACCTGATTAAAAACCTTGAAAACGGCCAATGTCTCATGCAGGATATATACGGCCGTGTGGGCGTCCTATCCGTTGACGTTGTATTCCAGCATCTCTTCGATTGCTTCGATACAAGACCGCCAGAGACGACAGAAACTGAACATGATGAGGTTCAGGAAGAGAATGAATTCTCGGTGCTTGAGCGATTCGCGCAATATCAGGCGGAAGCTGCTTCAGGAGAGGAGGATACATATGGGCTTGAAGATGAAGATGAAGATTCCGAGGATTAG
- a CDS encoding CD3337/EF1877 family mobilome membrane protein has translation MGLKMKMKIPRIRIKRPSKRLLFISSIVMTLLVAFIVSASLVYADSMDEMIPKDQTTNTLYNKYSASHYSFQTLSPDRKFWQIGAKANDSVSRIYDQALSGLFLIGVQITRFFNFIAREAFTFSYMDSLIDGAADIIQSVSGISHGTIGNGLWSGMFGVFASITMLAVLWQMIRFKFLDSLQTMISFVIALVVAFAFFTQADTFLKFLNDTGNEVAATMYAGLAKPGGLSTSTTTGVQAISEQVWMELVMKPYGMLQYDDASAYETHPTQIDKVLKTKPYSDERDEALMAVSSDFPAVQDVRSDEQMIVLLCNTIFGAIILGLLSFWAVATIYVRLRLLVHAMVMAVTLLGSLLPGREAGISVVRSQFLKLIGLMLMCVFTMFFLDLSLVVGHMTYNLVAVKAKAGWFTGMLLEAIMIFVVFKYKDEIGSVFAKAAGHIPMPAKAKSTVLDAVQRNVTRSLYNKGMTAVSGMFNKQQTEGVPNTFNPSALSKSSDNMNDATTASMQLRYQREKEASEQLATETGQPVQYTPYVAKVHENLRNGTKNPFRGMDKEWKEEKGRLSDVQKDGGDVRQAILSQGISEDMNDQQVAATIYSNENAIRQASTFMVNRPKSAVSQLQRAGTLNKNRKLETSVNDFVMVELFQRYRVEYKTAIDTSAATGEPVKHSEFVKKMDERFKGAGLTNTNQINQTMTTRRGRITYASQFESMPEFGKKKGDLLRANEAFRKATGTIEEVRPPVAPINTSVPLNTASIIKNAPALPTASSKREVPIVLTTTPVVQSEVDMSRVKLPNELKNNMNAAKDKLSKSASVDIGDRLEVNTETNVQVFTTLKQRVSHEVSTDLSKLDQELKVMKRANGTKLQEATVNASTNSVVKKNTQTAQQTRKKQQRPTVE, from the coding sequence ATGGGCTTGAAGATGAAGATGAAGATTCCGAGGATTAGGATCAAGAGACCGTCCAAGCGCTTACTCTTCATCTCTAGCATCGTCATGACGCTGCTCGTTGCTTTCATCGTATCCGCAAGCCTCGTGTACGCCGATTCCATGGACGAAATGATTCCTAAAGATCAAACAACGAACACCCTGTATAACAAGTACTCAGCTTCTCATTACTCGTTCCAGACGCTTTCGCCAGATCGGAAATTTTGGCAGATCGGTGCCAAGGCTAATGATAGCGTCAGCCGAATCTATGATCAGGCGCTCTCAGGTCTTTTCTTGATTGGTGTTCAAATCACCCGCTTCTTTAATTTTATCGCTCGAGAAGCCTTTACTTTTTCCTACATGGACAGCCTTATTGATGGCGCGGCTGACATTATTCAAAGCGTATCTGGCATTAGCCATGGAACCATAGGGAACGGACTATGGAGCGGGATGTTCGGCGTATTTGCGTCCATTACGATGCTGGCTGTACTTTGGCAAATGATTCGATTCAAATTTCTCGATTCGCTACAGACCATGATTTCATTCGTAATTGCCCTGGTAGTGGCATTTGCCTTCTTCACACAAGCAGATACGTTCCTGAAGTTTCTAAATGATACGGGAAATGAAGTTGCTGCAACGATGTATGCAGGACTTGCTAAACCAGGAGGACTTAGCACCTCAACAACGACAGGTGTGCAAGCAATCAGCGAACAGGTTTGGATGGAATTGGTCATGAAGCCTTATGGTATGCTGCAGTACGATGATGCCTCCGCATACGAAACTCATCCTACTCAAATCGATAAAGTACTTAAGACAAAACCGTACTCAGACGAACGAGACGAGGCTCTAATGGCAGTTTCATCCGACTTTCCTGCTGTGCAGGATGTTCGATCAGACGAACAGATGATCGTTCTTTTATGCAACACTATTTTTGGAGCGATTATTCTTGGTCTATTAAGCTTCTGGGCTGTTGCAACCATCTATGTTCGACTAAGGCTATTAGTTCATGCGATGGTTATGGCGGTTACGCTTCTCGGTTCCTTATTGCCGGGGAGGGAAGCGGGAATTTCTGTCGTCCGATCGCAATTCCTCAAATTAATCGGGCTTATGCTTATGTGCGTATTCACAATGTTCTTTTTGGACCTATCATTGGTGGTCGGACACATGACCTATAACCTGGTTGCAGTTAAGGCAAAAGCAGGTTGGTTTACCGGTATGCTTCTTGAAGCCATCATGATCTTTGTGGTCTTCAAATACAAAGACGAAATTGGATCCGTCTTTGCCAAGGCCGCTGGCCATATCCCGATGCCTGCAAAAGCCAAGTCTACGGTGCTGGATGCTGTACAGCGCAATGTGACCCGCTCCCTTTATAACAAAGGGATGACTGCAGTAAGTGGTATGTTCAATAAACAGCAAACCGAAGGCGTACCAAATACGTTCAATCCAAGCGCCTTGTCCAAGTCTAGCGACAATATGAACGATGCGACAACGGCTAGCATGCAGCTGCGATATCAGCGGGAGAAAGAAGCATCTGAGCAGCTAGCCACCGAAACCGGTCAGCCTGTTCAGTACACTCCATATGTAGCCAAGGTCCACGAGAATCTTCGAAACGGAACGAAGAATCCATTCCGCGGTATGGATAAGGAGTGGAAAGAAGAGAAGGGCCGGCTCTCCGATGTTCAGAAGGATGGGGGCGACGTCCGCCAAGCCATCCTCTCGCAGGGCATTAGCGAGGACATGAACGATCAACAAGTCGCCGCGACGATTTACTCCAACGAGAACGCCATTCGTCAAGCATCCACGTTCATGGTCAATCGTCCGAAATCCGCCGTCAGCCAGCTGCAACGTGCGGGTACCCTTAATAAAAACCGCAAGCTCGAGACGAGCGTCAACGACTTTGTCATGGTCGAGCTGTTCCAACGCTACAGGGTGGAATACAAAACGGCGATCGATACCTCGGCAGCGACCGGAGAGCCCGTCAAACATTCCGAATTCGTCAAGAAAATGGACGAACGTTTCAAAGGTGCTGGCCTGACGAATACGAATCAAATCAACCAAACGATGACCACCCGCAGAGGCCGAATCACTTATGCATCACAGTTTGAGTCAATGCCAGAGTTTGGGAAGAAGAAAGGTGACTTGCTTCGGGCGAACGAAGCGTTCCGGAAGGCAACGGGAACTATCGAGGAGGTGCGTCCTCCTGTAGCTCCTATCAACACTTCCGTTCCTCTTAACACCGCATCTATCATAAAGAACGCTCCGGCGCTGCCTACTGCATCCTCGAAGCGGGAAGTCCCGATCGTACTTACAACCACGCCGGTTGTGCAAAGCGAAGTCGATATGAGCCGCGTAAAGCTGCCTAATGAGCTGAAGAATAACATGAACGCGGCTAAAGATAAGCTTTCAAAATCCGCATCGGTGGACATTGGGGATCGTCTGGAAGTCAACACCGAGACCAATGTTCAAGTGTTCACGACATTGAAGCAGCGCGTATCACATGAAGTATCGACGGATTTGTCCAAACTTGACCAAGAGCTTAAGGTCATGAAGCGGGCTAATGGCACTAAACTGCAAGAAGCGACGGTTAATGCGAGTACGAATAGCGTCGTTAAGAAAAACACGCAAACGGCGCAGCAAACCAGAAAGAAACAGCAGCGCCCAACTGTGGAATAG